The following proteins are encoded in a genomic region of Planococcus lenghuensis:
- a CDS encoding M42 family metallopeptidase, with translation MYQLLKELCDLVGPSGFEQDVQRFIFNKVKDVGDEVKVDGLGNLIVKVDATDPNMPSILLAAHSDEIGFIVKKIEKNGTLRFEQLGGFDNRVLLAQSVTIKGANGYVNGVIGTLSAHYVKWDDPKRTASHREMYIDIGAASAEEVAEMGVKVGQPISYGSELKLVGDQKRNRVVGKGLDDRAGSALLVQLLTKLKSQLDRRHGDVYLAFTVQEEVGLRGASVLSDGIRPDFALAIDTTPTSDTYDVLMTGTRSLGLGPCIKIADKSLVAHPLVIQLLEKVALEKNIPYQNEVFMGIGTDAGAIHMTASGVSSGVISIPSRYTHSPTEIVDLSDLENSLRLAEEFIYHAAELKDKTFLDT, from the coding sequence ACAAGGTGAAAGATGTAGGGGATGAAGTTAAGGTAGATGGATTGGGTAACCTTATTGTAAAGGTGGATGCAACAGACCCTAATATGCCTTCCATCCTGCTGGCTGCCCATTCGGATGAAATTGGATTCATCGTGAAGAAAATAGAAAAGAACGGAACACTTCGATTTGAACAACTGGGTGGTTTTGATAACCGGGTGTTATTAGCACAATCAGTTACGATTAAAGGTGCAAATGGGTACGTTAATGGCGTAATCGGTACGCTGTCTGCTCACTATGTGAAGTGGGATGATCCGAAACGGACTGCGTCGCACCGGGAGATGTATATCGATATCGGCGCGGCTTCAGCAGAAGAAGTCGCGGAAATGGGGGTAAAAGTCGGTCAGCCGATCAGCTATGGAAGCGAGCTAAAGCTGGTGGGAGATCAGAAACGCAACCGAGTTGTCGGAAAAGGGCTCGATGACCGAGCGGGTTCAGCACTCCTTGTTCAACTTCTCACTAAGTTGAAGTCACAGCTCGACCGCAGGCATGGCGATGTTTACTTGGCCTTCACAGTTCAGGAAGAAGTGGGGTTACGAGGTGCTTCCGTACTTTCTGACGGCATCCGGCCGGATTTTGCGTTAGCTATTGATACGACACCAACAAGTGATACGTATGATGTGCTGATGACTGGAACTCGTTCTCTTGGATTAGGCCCTTGTATTAAAATTGCAGATAAGTCACTCGTTGCTCATCCACTTGTCATACAACTTCTGGAAAAAGTTGCTCTGGAAAAAAATATTCCCTATCAGAACGAAGTGTTTATGGGCATCGGAACAGATGCAGGAGCGATTCATATGACTGCTTCAGGTGTGTCGTCCGGCGTAATTTCGATTCCTTCGCGCTACACGCATTCACCGACTGAAATTGTGGATTTGAGCGATTTGGAAAACAGCTTGAGATTGGCTGAAGAATTTATTTATCATGCCGCAGAGTTAAAAGATAAAACATTTTTGGACACGTAA
- a CDS encoding LrgB family protein codes for MSAEMLIAIASLIGTILIYLACSRLYMKIPLPILHPVLSSVAVLVLLLIGLDVPYETYMAGARWIDALLGPAVVALAYPLYTQRKLLVRYWKSVLSAVFASLLAGLGSIYVFAVFAGIEQQVLMSLFPKSITTPVAIQVSATLEGIPSMTVAFVMTAGFTGAIIGPAVLQVARVRSEASKGLALGSASHGVGLTKAAELGDRPLSMGSVAMTLSAIFGAGVIPFIIYLFTAS; via the coding sequence ATGAGTGCGGAAATGCTGATTGCGATTGCTTCACTTATCGGAACAATCCTTATTTATCTGGCATGCAGCCGGCTGTATATGAAAATTCCGTTGCCTATCCTCCATCCGGTTCTGTCTTCGGTGGCAGTACTGGTCCTGCTGTTGATTGGGCTGGATGTTCCATATGAGACCTATATGGCCGGCGCACGCTGGATCGATGCGTTGCTGGGTCCTGCCGTTGTCGCACTTGCTTATCCGCTATATACACAGCGCAAACTTTTGGTGCGGTACTGGAAATCGGTACTCAGTGCTGTTTTTGCAAGTCTGCTCGCCGGACTGGGATCTATTTATGTATTTGCTGTGTTCGCAGGAATTGAGCAGCAGGTGCTGATGTCGCTATTTCCAAAATCCATCACTACGCCGGTTGCTATCCAAGTGAGCGCAACATTGGAAGGGATTCCTTCCATGACAGTTGCTTTTGTCATGACTGCCGGTTTCACAGGCGCGATTATCGGCCCGGCTGTCCTGCAGGTTGCCCGGGTCCGGAGTGAAGCAAGCAAAGGCCTGGCTCTCGGCAGTGCCTCGCACGGAGTGGGGTTGACGAAAGCGGCTGAACTCGGAGATCGGCCGCTGTCCATGGGTTCTGTTGCCATGACCTTAAGCGCCATATTCGGTGCAGGTGTGATTCCATTCATCATCTATTTATTTACAGCAAGTTAA
- a CDS encoding CidA/LrgA family protein: protein MAIRKLIQIVVQAFLLYLIFLLGEAVANIFKLIIPGSIVGLLILLAGLLTRIVPVVVIEDGAKAFLLFLPLFFVPATVGIIQYPEFLSLQGALLIFMVVLSTCISLVAAGWASQLFENRKKGRQEI, encoded by the coding sequence ATGGCCATCAGAAAACTGATCCAAATAGTTGTACAGGCATTTTTATTATACTTGATTTTCCTGCTTGGAGAAGCAGTGGCCAACATTTTCAAGCTGATTATTCCAGGCAGTATTGTCGGACTGCTGATTCTGCTTGCCGGGCTGCTGACAAGAATAGTGCCAGTTGTGGTAATCGAAGACGGAGCGAAAGCGTTTTTGCTATTCCTGCCGCTGTTCTTCGTTCCAGCGACTGTCGGCATTATCCAATATCCTGAATTTTTGTCCCTGCAGGGCGCTTTGCTGATTTTCATGGTGGTGCTCAGCACCTGTATTTCATTAGTCGCGGCCGGATGGGCCAGCCAGCTCTTTGAGAATCGCAAAAAGGGGCGGCAGGAAATATGA
- a CDS encoding aldo/keto reductase, producing the protein MEFVTLNNGLEMPQLGFGVWQVGNDEAAVAVKKAIETGYRSIDTAMIYKNEEGVGRAIKESGVPREELFITTKVWNSDQGYENTLRAFDESLERLGLDYVDLYLIHWPTPEFDEYVDTYKALEKLYKDGRVKAIGVCNFEIEHLEKLLAETEVVPVLNQVENHPYLAQRDLKEFCTKHNIYLEAWSPLQQGGEVLKNEAVVKIAEAHGKTPAQVVIRWHLQRGSIVIPKSVTPSRIEENFNVFDFGLSADEMAAIDALDRNERKGPKPSDMNVR; encoded by the coding sequence ATGGAATTCGTCACACTGAATAATGGTTTAGAAATGCCACAGCTTGGCTTTGGGGTATGGCAGGTTGGAAACGATGAAGCGGCAGTTGCTGTGAAAAAAGCAATCGAGACAGGATACCGTTCGATTGATACAGCCATGATCTACAAGAACGAAGAAGGCGTAGGCCGCGCAATTAAAGAATCTGGTGTGCCGCGGGAAGAATTGTTTATCACGACAAAAGTGTGGAACAGCGATCAGGGGTATGAGAATACACTGCGCGCATTCGATGAAAGCCTGGAACGCCTTGGCCTCGACTATGTAGACCTGTATTTGATCCACTGGCCGACGCCTGAGTTCGATGAGTATGTCGATACATACAAAGCGCTTGAGAAATTATACAAAGACGGCCGCGTCAAAGCGATCGGCGTCTGCAACTTCGAAATTGAGCATCTTGAAAAACTGCTTGCAGAAACAGAAGTGGTCCCCGTCCTGAACCAGGTTGAAAACCATCCGTACCTGGCACAGCGCGACTTGAAAGAGTTCTGCACTAAACACAACATTTATCTAGAGGCCTGGAGCCCGCTGCAGCAAGGCGGTGAAGTGCTGAAGAATGAAGCGGTTGTCAAAATCGCAGAAGCGCATGGCAAAACACCGGCACAGGTCGTCATCCGCTGGCACCTGCAGCGCGGCAGCATCGTCATTCCAAAGTCCGTCACACCTTCACGCATCGAAGAAAACTTCAATGTCTTCGATTTCGGTCTGTCGGCTGATGAAATGGCAGCGATTGATGCACTCGACCGCAACGAGCGTAAAGGCCCGAAACCAAGCGACATGAACGTCCGGTAA
- a CDS encoding formate--tetrahydrofolate ligase — MTLTDLSIAANAKMLPIQEVADRAGIPEEALETYGKYKAKIDIASLPPAVKQGQVVLVTAISPTPAGEGKSTVTVGLADAFKQLGESVMVALREPSLGPVMGVKGGATGGGFAQVLPMEDINLHFTGDIHAITTANNALSALIDNHLHQGNELELDPRRITWKRVLDMNDRALRNVTVGLGGPSQGVPREDGFDITVASEIMAVLCLAESLDDLKERLAQMLVGYTYDREPVTVRDLGAAGALTLLLKDAFKPNLVQTIEGTPAIIHGGPFANIAHGCNSLMATKAARRLADVVVTEAGFGADLGAEKFMHIKSRQGGFDPDAVVIVATVRALKMHGGVDKNALKEADADAVRRGMVNLAKHVDTIRQFGIEPVVALNRFVTDTEAELAEVMEWAKAEDVAIALTDVWEKGGTGGLELAKLVQQELEKPKNFSRLYEPTDSVEEKLRVIVQRVYGGADVQLTDKAKKQLAEIQKFGWDALPLCMAKTQYSLSDQPKLLGRPEGFTVTIREIIPKLGAGFLVCLTGDIMTMPGLPKQPAALNMDISDNGNAVGLF, encoded by the coding sequence ATGACTCTTACTGATCTCTCAATTGCTGCCAACGCCAAGATGTTGCCAATCCAGGAAGTGGCGGATCGAGCAGGCATTCCGGAAGAGGCTTTGGAAACCTACGGGAAGTACAAAGCGAAAATAGATATCGCTTCGCTCCCGCCTGCAGTGAAGCAAGGGCAGGTAGTGTTGGTTACCGCCATCAGCCCGACACCTGCAGGGGAAGGGAAGTCTACAGTTACAGTAGGGCTGGCTGATGCTTTTAAACAGCTTGGTGAATCAGTGATGGTAGCGCTTCGTGAACCATCGCTCGGTCCGGTCATGGGCGTCAAAGGCGGAGCGACCGGTGGCGGGTTTGCGCAGGTGCTGCCGATGGAAGACATCAATCTCCATTTCACCGGCGACATCCATGCAATCACCACAGCGAATAATGCACTTTCTGCATTGATTGATAACCACTTGCATCAAGGGAATGAGCTGGAGCTGGATCCGCGGCGCATCACATGGAAACGGGTCCTTGATATGAATGACCGGGCGCTGCGGAATGTCACGGTTGGACTTGGAGGTCCCTCGCAAGGTGTCCCGCGCGAAGATGGCTTTGATATTACCGTTGCTTCCGAAATTATGGCTGTACTCTGTCTGGCCGAATCACTGGATGACTTAAAAGAGAGGTTGGCCCAGATGCTGGTTGGCTACACGTATGACCGGGAGCCGGTCACGGTCCGTGACTTAGGGGCGGCGGGCGCACTGACACTGCTCTTAAAGGATGCGTTTAAACCGAATCTTGTACAGACGATTGAAGGGACACCTGCCATTATCCATGGCGGTCCGTTTGCGAATATCGCCCACGGCTGCAATTCATTGATGGCAACGAAGGCGGCTCGCCGCCTTGCGGATGTTGTTGTGACAGAAGCGGGCTTCGGTGCAGATCTTGGTGCTGAAAAGTTTATGCATATTAAATCGCGACAAGGCGGATTCGATCCGGATGCCGTTGTGATTGTGGCGACAGTCCGTGCATTGAAGATGCATGGCGGCGTGGATAAGAACGCGTTGAAAGAAGCGGATGCGGATGCAGTCCGCCGCGGAATGGTCAATCTCGCCAAGCATGTCGACACTATCCGCCAATTCGGTATCGAACCAGTTGTGGCGTTGAACCGTTTTGTGACGGATACTGAAGCGGAACTGGCGGAAGTTATGGAGTGGGCGAAAGCGGAAGATGTCGCGATTGCGCTGACGGATGTCTGGGAGAAGGGTGGAACCGGCGGATTGGAATTAGCGAAACTCGTTCAGCAGGAGCTGGAGAAACCGAAAAATTTCAGCCGGTTATACGAACCGACAGATTCAGTCGAAGAAAAGCTGCGTGTCATTGTACAGCGCGTCTATGGCGGTGCAGACGTGCAGCTGACAGACAAAGCGAAAAAGCAATTGGCGGAAATTCAAAAATTCGGCTGGGATGCACTGCCGCTCTGTATGGCGAAAACGCAATACTCATTATCCGATCAGCCAAAACTGCTCGGCCGCCCGGAAGGATTCACCGTAACAATCCGGGAAATCATTCCAAAGCTCGGTGCCGGTTTTCTTGTCTGTCTGACAGGGGACATCATGACCATGCCGGGCCTGCCGAAACAACCGGCTGCGCTGAATATGGATATCAGTGATAATGGTAATGCAGTCGGCCTGTTCTGA
- a CDS encoding gamma carbonic anhydrase family protein — MEAGSSIWFNAVLRGDHEKIHIGRGSNVQDGCAVHTDPGFAVTVGEDVTIGHNATVHGCTIKDRSLIGMGCTILNGAVVGPESLVAAGSVVREGQVVEPGTLVAGIPAKVIRKLTDEERKKLLDGAKHYVLNAKVYLETFDPMD; from the coding sequence ATGGAAGCCGGCAGTTCCATTTGGTTCAACGCTGTACTCCGCGGCGATCATGAGAAAATCCATATCGGACGCGGCTCGAATGTTCAGGATGGCTGTGCTGTCCATACCGATCCCGGCTTTGCCGTAACAGTAGGTGAAGATGTAACAATCGGACATAACGCGACTGTTCATGGATGTACGATTAAAGACCGCTCGTTAATCGGCATGGGATGCACCATCCTGAACGGAGCAGTAGTCGGTCCTGAATCACTTGTTGCAGCCGGATCGGTTGTTCGGGAAGGACAAGTTGTCGAACCAGGCACCCTCGTAGCCGGTATACCAGCAAAAGTCATCCGGAAACTGACCGACGAAGAACGAAAAAAACTGTTGGATGGCGCTAAACATTACGTACTGAACGCTAAAGTGTACCTGGAAACGTTTGACCCGATGGATTAA
- a CDS encoding GAF domain-containing protein, with the protein MTNPYFIGENVKTFRNFDEAADNILRMMSQFIEINTLFIAKNDERTNQIMKAVNRDDVLVDEGKASPFEETLCKVSVDAGRQVVIIPDLKQSNLTMSLNVTEELGGGSFVGIPIYYENGENYGTICGLDTHPFEFSKEHVELFETMASLLTYVLELDEAYQQIQTLSAPFVPITKGIAILPVIGVISEERAEHIILLALTKSQELSLEYLIIDLSGISQINQFVVASLLRIVKLLELVGVTPILTGFHPQTAMKAIDVGEDLQNIQTEANLERALNKIGVVLEKRKM; encoded by the coding sequence ATGACAAACCCTTACTTTATCGGAGAAAACGTAAAAACATTCAGGAATTTCGATGAAGCTGCTGATAACATCCTGCGCATGATGAGCCAGTTTATTGAAATCAATACATTATTCATTGCCAAAAATGATGAGCGGACCAATCAGATCATGAAAGCAGTGAACCGGGATGATGTGCTCGTGGATGAGGGTAAAGCTTCTCCATTTGAAGAAACACTCTGTAAAGTGAGCGTTGATGCCGGCCGGCAAGTGGTAATCATTCCGGATCTTAAACAAAGCAACTTGACGATGTCACTGAATGTCACGGAGGAACTGGGCGGCGGCAGTTTCGTCGGCATCCCGATCTATTATGAAAACGGCGAGAATTACGGGACTATCTGCGGATTGGATACACATCCGTTTGAATTCAGCAAAGAACACGTCGAGTTGTTTGAAACGATGGCTTCGCTCCTTACCTATGTGCTGGAGCTCGATGAGGCCTATCAGCAGATTCAGACCTTGTCTGCACCATTCGTTCCCATTACAAAAGGCATTGCGATCCTGCCGGTTATCGGCGTCATCAGCGAAGAACGGGCAGAACACATCATCCTTCTCGCCCTGACGAAAAGCCAGGAATTATCCCTTGAATACCTGATCATCGATTTATCAGGTATCTCTCAGATCAATCAATTTGTGGTCGCTTCTCTCCTTCGGATCGTAAAACTGCTTGAACTCGTTGGAGTCACACCGATTCTCACCGGTTTCCATCCGCAGACGGCCATGAAAGCCATCGATGTAGGTGAAGACCTGCAGAACATCCAAACGGAAGCCAACCTGGAACGTGCACTCAATAAAATTGGAGTGGTTCTCGAGAAACGCAAAATGTAA
- a CDS encoding protein-L-isoaspartate(D-aspartate) O-methyltransferase, protein MTNRNEEIAAYFRNMDRSFFMDTDKELARFDEAIPIGHGQTISQPSLVLKMTQLLDIKPDAKVLEIGTGSGFQTALLAAFSKQVYTVERVEPLYERVQERLRAAGYDNIRFRLGDGTDGWEDHAPYDRIMVTAAASIVPPALIHQLDAGGKMLIPVGSRFMQELQLIEKDRQGNVQTTVYDLVRFVPLRGQYE, encoded by the coding sequence ATGACGAATCGAAATGAAGAGATTGCCGCATATTTCCGGAATATGGACCGCAGTTTTTTTATGGATACGGATAAAGAGCTTGCACGTTTTGATGAAGCAATCCCGATCGGACACGGACAAACGATTTCACAGCCTTCACTCGTGCTGAAGATGACGCAGCTGCTGGATATAAAGCCGGATGCAAAGGTCCTGGAGATCGGTACCGGATCCGGATTTCAGACGGCTCTTTTAGCTGCTTTTTCAAAGCAAGTCTATACAGTCGAACGCGTGGAACCGCTGTATGAACGAGTGCAGGAGCGGCTCCGGGCAGCCGGATATGACAATATCCGCTTCAGACTCGGAGACGGAACGGATGGATGGGAAGACCATGCACCGTATGACAGGATTATGGTTACTGCTGCCGCTTCAATTGTTCCGCCTGCACTGATTCATCAGCTCGATGCCGGCGGGAAGATGCTGATTCCGGTTGGAAGCCGGTTCATGCAGGAACTGCAGCTGATTGAAAAGGACAGGCAAGGAAATGTCCAGACGACCGTGTATGATCTTGTGCGGTTTGTGCCGCTCCGCGGCCAATATGAGTAA
- a CDS encoding LLM class flavin-dependent oxidoreductase codes for MTKRFKGIPLSVLDLASINAGSNASESFKRSAELARRTEQLGFHRYWVAEHHNMPGIASSATSVLIGHIAGATSHIRVGSGGIMLPNHAPLVIAEQFGTLEAMYPGRIDLGLGRAPGSDQATAYALRRTLHSSADQFPEQVEELEGYFAGTERVHAFPGEGANVPIWLLGSSGFSAQLAAVKGLPFAFASHFSPDYTMQALQLYRQNFKPSDMLQEPYAMVGVNAIASETEERAQVLATSQQQQMFSLMRGMPAQFQPPIEDIQATWTDRELAIFRQTLNSEATLVGTPDQVEQKLSNFLAKTEADEVIVNSAVFHQEERLQSYEYIAEMMD; via the coding sequence ATGACAAAACGGTTTAAGGGAATTCCGCTGTCTGTCCTGGACTTGGCATCCATTAATGCGGGCAGCAATGCAAGTGAATCATTTAAGAGAAGCGCTGAACTGGCGCGCCGCACAGAACAGCTGGGCTTTCATCGGTATTGGGTGGCTGAACATCATAATATGCCGGGAATCGCAAGTTCAGCGACATCTGTGCTGATCGGCCATATTGCCGGTGCGACAAGCCATATCCGCGTCGGATCAGGCGGCATTATGTTGCCGAATCATGCTCCGCTGGTGATCGCAGAGCAATTCGGCACCTTGGAAGCCATGTATCCGGGCCGCATCGATCTTGGACTGGGCCGGGCACCGGGGAGTGATCAGGCAACCGCATATGCGCTTCGCCGGACGCTGCATAGCAGCGCTGACCAATTTCCGGAACAAGTGGAAGAACTGGAAGGCTATTTCGCCGGGACGGAGCGTGTTCATGCTTTCCCGGGTGAAGGAGCGAACGTGCCAATCTGGCTTCTTGGCTCGAGCGGCTTCAGTGCACAGCTGGCGGCAGTAAAAGGGCTGCCGTTTGCATTTGCCAGCCATTTCTCGCCGGATTATACGATGCAGGCCCTGCAGTTGTATCGTCAGAATTTTAAACCATCTGACATGCTTCAGGAACCATACGCCATGGTCGGGGTGAATGCGATTGCATCGGAGACTGAAGAACGGGCCCAAGTGCTCGCCACCTCCCAGCAGCAGCAGATGTTCTCCCTGATGCGCGGCATGCCGGCACAGTTCCAGCCGCCGATTGAGGATATCCAAGCAACCTGGACGGACCGGGAACTGGCGATTTTCCGGCAGACATTAAATTCGGAAGCCACACTGGTCGGCACACCGGATCAGGTTGAACAGAAACTCAGCAATTTCCTGGCAAAGACAGAGGCGGATGAAGTCATCGTAAACTCTGCTGTCTTTCATCAGGAGGAACGTCTCCAATCATATGAATATATCGCTGAAATGATGGATTAA
- a CDS encoding GNAT family N-acetyltransferase, which translates to MVRLERFERADIPQLLEWINSEKLLRQWGGPGFTYPLDKQQLDGYVMKTEKKSTDTLAYKVIREADGKVIGHISLARINNSHHSARIGRVLVGDPEVRGQGTGEQMMREILRIAFDEMAMHRVSLGVFDFNSPAIACYEKVGFIKEGLLRDTLFVEGEYWSAWEMSMLENEWRDRYSKVMHPAAESGIKE; encoded by the coding sequence ATGGTCAGACTGGAACGGTTTGAGCGCGCGGATATCCCGCAGTTGCTCGAATGGATAAATTCCGAGAAACTTCTGCGCCAGTGGGGTGGCCCCGGGTTCACTTATCCACTGGACAAACAACAGCTGGATGGGTATGTAATGAAGACGGAAAAGAAAAGCACGGATACCCTTGCTTATAAGGTCATCCGGGAAGCGGACGGAAAAGTAATCGGTCATATTTCGCTTGCCCGGATTAATAACAGTCACCATTCAGCCCGCATCGGCCGGGTGCTGGTCGGAGATCCTGAAGTAAGAGGGCAGGGAACCGGCGAACAGATGATGCGGGAAATATTGCGTATTGCGTTTGATGAAATGGCCATGCATCGCGTCAGCCTGGGTGTGTTCGACTTTAATTCTCCAGCCATTGCCTGTTATGAGAAAGTGGGATTCATCAAAGAAGGATTGCTGCGGGACACCCTTTTTGTGGAAGGGGAGTATTGGAGTGCCTGGGAAATGAGCATGCTGGAAAATGAGTGGCGGGATAGGTATTCTAAAGTAATGCATCCAGCCGCGGAGAGCGGCATTAAGGAGTGA
- a CDS encoding hotdog fold thioesterase, producing the protein MQMKSLDQTIIGVLGIEFQETSDERVVATMPVNAKTHQPFGLLHGGASVVLAESVASIGTWNLIDQETELAAGLEINANHLRGKRDGIVTATGTPVHKGRTTMVWDIRITDEEEKLVCISRCTVAIMKKQ; encoded by the coding sequence ATGCAGATGAAATCATTGGATCAGACCATTATTGGGGTGTTGGGAATCGAATTTCAGGAAACGTCGGATGAGCGGGTCGTAGCGACAATGCCAGTCAATGCGAAAACCCACCAGCCGTTCGGGCTTCTGCATGGCGGAGCTTCCGTTGTACTGGCTGAATCCGTTGCAAGTATCGGCACATGGAATTTAATCGATCAGGAGACTGAACTCGCCGCCGGTCTCGAAATCAATGCAAATCATCTTCGGGGTAAGCGGGACGGTATCGTTACCGCAACCGGTACACCGGTACATAAAGGCAGAACCACTATGGTATGGGATATTCGAATTACAGACGAAGAAGAGAAGTTGGTCTGCATTTCCCGCTGCACAGTAGCCATTATGAAAAAACAGTAA
- a CDS encoding protoporphyrinogen oxidase: MTEVAVIGGGITGLSALHYLQKLNDAQQLDLKLTLLEQDEQLGGKIHTVRDSGFIMESGADSIVARHQSVSTLIEELNLQNKAVDNATGVSYLYTNDELHAIPEDTIFGIPMTEEALFRSTLVSEEGKREALNDLTSVNETFTHSSSVGEFLEAFLGKELTENQIAPMLSGVYSGKLNELTLASTLPYLLDYKNEYGSIIKGLAANKEKFQAAANKKFLSFDGGLSVLIDRLEEVLTDVRILKSCNPENVAKKENGYSIRLSDGTEIAADAVVLAIPHEAAQRLLADSELDEEFGKLENSSLTSIYLGFSIPDAALPADGTGFIVSDNSDIRCNACTWTSRKWPHTSKERELLVRLFYKSSNPGYAELEQMTERELAAVALEDIRKSLGIEAEPTAVEVAKWNGLMPNYSLQHKTAVTGLEEKVAERLPGIYLAGASYYGVGIGACIENGKKTAEAIARQAAERKVNHL, encoded by the coding sequence TTGACGGAAGTTGCAGTAATAGGCGGAGGGATTACAGGCCTTTCCGCATTGCATTATTTACAGAAACTGAACGATGCACAGCAGCTGGATCTAAAGTTGACATTGCTTGAACAAGACGAACAATTAGGTGGGAAAATCCACACGGTCAGAGACAGCGGCTTTATTATGGAAAGCGGCGCAGATTCGATTGTCGCCCGCCATCAGAGTGTCTCGACTCTTATTGAAGAATTGAATTTGCAGAATAAAGCGGTTGATAATGCGACGGGCGTCTCGTATTTGTATACGAATGACGAACTGCATGCCATTCCGGAAGATACGATCTTTGGCATCCCGATGACTGAAGAAGCGCTGTTCCGTTCAACGCTCGTCTCGGAAGAAGGAAAGCGGGAAGCGCTGAACGATTTAACATCAGTGAATGAAACGTTCACTCATAGCAGTTCGGTCGGTGAGTTCCTGGAAGCGTTCCTCGGCAAGGAATTGACAGAAAATCAGATCGCGCCGATGCTATCAGGGGTCTATTCCGGAAAGCTGAATGAGCTGACCCTTGCTTCAACGTTGCCGTATCTGCTGGACTATAAAAATGAATACGGAAGCATTATTAAAGGGTTGGCAGCGAATAAGGAGAAGTTCCAGGCGGCGGCCAATAAAAAGTTCCTGTCATTCGATGGCGGTCTTTCTGTCCTCATTGATCGGCTCGAAGAGGTGCTGACGGATGTACGAATCTTGAAAAGCTGCAATCCGGAGAACGTTGCAAAAAAAGAAAATGGTTATTCCATCAGGCTCTCGGACGGCACGGAAATAGCAGCGGATGCTGTGGTGCTTGCCATTCCGCATGAGGCAGCGCAAAGGCTGCTTGCTGACTCAGAGTTGGATGAAGAGTTCGGAAAACTGGAAAATTCTTCTTTGACCAGTATTTATCTTGGCTTTTCCATTCCGGATGCAGCACTGCCGGCAGACGGTACGGGGTTCATTGTGTCGGATAATAGCGATATTCGCTGCAATGCCTGCACGTGGACGAGCAGGAAATGGCCGCATACCTCTAAAGAACGGGAACTGCTTGTCCGGTTGTTTTACAAGAGTTCAAATCCTGGCTATGCAGAACTGGAACAGATGACAGAACGCGAACTGGCAGCTGTGGCGCTTGAAGATATCCGGAAAAGTCTTGGGATTGAAGCGGAACCGACCGCCGTTGAAGTGGCCAAATGGAACGGGCTGATGCCAAATTACAGCCTGCAGCATAAAACGGCGGTGACCGGACTGGAAGAGAAAGTGGCAGAACGACTGCCGGGCATATATTTGGCCGGGGCTTCCTATTACGGAGTCGGCATCGGGGCCTGCATTGAAAATGGAAAGAAAACTGCAGAGGCGATTGCCCGCCAGGCCGCTGAAAGAAAAGTGAATCACTTGTAG